TTCGCTTGAAAGGGCCAAGATTTATTTTTGAGTGTGTTGGGAAAAAATCGAATGTGTGGATTGTCGCCCTTGCGTCCTCTCATCTCCTTTTCTTGTTGATCGCAGACGGACGATGGAGAGGACGACCTGAAGAAAGGCACGCAATTGTTAGAGATCTACGCTCTGGAAATTCAGATGTACACGgcgcaaaaaaacaacaagaaattgAAAGCCCTGTACGAGCAGTCGCTGCACATTAAATCTGCCATCCCGCATCCGCTCATAATGGGCGTCATCCGAGGTAAGCGTCGACGAGCCGGCACCTCCCTTTCTTTCTGATAAATGACGCGCTGGTTTGGTTCTGGACAGAGTGCGGCGGCAAAATGCATCTGCGGGAGGGGGAATTTGAGAAAGCCCACACGGACTTCTTTGAAGCCTTTAAAAACTACGACGAGTCTGGAAGTCCGAGGAGGACGACGTGTCTGAAGTACCTGGTGCTAGCTAACATGCTAATGAAGTCGGGAATCAATCCTTTTGACTCGCAAGAGGTGGGATGTTTGCTTGACTTTGTTTATAATCTTGGCTCATAAATGAAGTTCttatcattttcatgtttttccccctccccaaaaGGCCAAACCCTACAAAAATGATCCAGAAATCCTCGCAATGACGAATTTAGTAAGGTAAGAATGTTGCTTTGGTATTCGTGTTAAGTCTTTAAAGGTGACATATTTTAGCCCgccaactttttctagtatcTGGGATATAATATTGTCTCtttggtgcctcagtaaatgtgaaatatcaaTTAATATCATCCAAGCATTCCTAATTGCCAGACGTTTTTCTGCAGAGAGACCTGATAGCGGGTCATTCGAATTTCCAAGCCATGCAAATTGTGGTTCAACTTCacttaaatgtatttgttggtGTTTTATTAGTTTgctaataatattttttatatactgtatcatgATTGACAGCtgtcaatatgttttttttagcggTGGCGCATTAACATCATTTGTTTGTTCCTCCAGCGCCTACCAGAACAATGACATCACTGAATTTGAGAaaatcttgaaaacaaatcacagTAACATAATGGATGACCCCTTCATCCGAGAGCACATAGAGGGTGAGCGGGTGGAGGATGAAAACATTGCATCGAGATTATTTTGCAAATCCGGtcatgtactttttttccccccccacagAGCTACTGCGTAATATTAGAACTCAAGTACTTATCAAACTCATCAAACCATACACAAGAATACACATCCCTTTCATTTCTAAGGTAAGACTCTTGAACCACCAATTTCTTCCCCCCACGTTTCATGGGTTTTTATACATCTTTTACaaagctcacattgttttgatagcgacctgaagccattgagctctcgttgttttgactGCCGCGCTGCTTCCGGGTTGCTCGCGTCAGCGATGACACATTCCTTTTAAAACCAGCTGCACAACTGGTCGTTGTCGTAGACATTTCTTgccttagtttaagttaaaacaaactcacgggcagtcgtttctgatctttggtagaggagcaacaaatatgctaacgctaacaatcgtaaaatgtgAAGCTCCGCCGAGGAAGGAAGAAAGCTCAGGTTGGgtgcgcacattaccgtaatatatataaatgtgtaacatatgacattgaatatcatatcaaaaagtatatgtataccttttttaaaccactctatgtacctgtatacgactatacaatgtgattgtattttttaatttttcatccatacctaaatataatgcgctgtATTAActtagaaaatattttgggaaaaaattgcacattattttcaagaaattacagtaactttGAGCATTGTTGCTTTATGGTACTGTTTGGAAGAGGCCCGACTCCAGTCTGAAGATATCAGATTCTGtgcaaatttctttttttttttttttatatatatttctgcTGCCGTGGTGGCGAATGCACGTCTTTGAGGATGTCAAAATAACGAGAACAAAATGACGATCCCACAGCCGTAACTGTAAATTCACACCAACTTCCATCCGCTTGCTGACTTGCAGAATGACCACTGCCTCTTTGTCTTGTGTTTCAGGAGCTGAATATCGACGTTTGTGATGTGGAGAGTCTGCTGGTGCAGTGTATTTTGGATAAGTACGTGTCAGCTTTGTTTACGCGCTCCTGTAGCGTAAAACGGGCCACATTTCCAAATGGCcgtcatgactgtgaaaccacatTGATATATAATAGCCTCGTGATTTCAAAAGTGGTCATCTGTCGTTTTACTGAGTACAGTATACCTAATATAATATGTAGAGGCAAGTCCTAAAAATGTTGGCTCGGGTGTTTTTCAGATTATTTCCGAAAGAGTTTTGTTGACATAAAAATGCTTGCGATATCTCAGTGTTATAAACAAATAAAGATAATTTGCAATTTTGGTAAAGCCAATAACAAGTAGACGCAGGTGATTTACTGTCACTGGTGACATAATTTGATGTCGTGGGCCGGATCGTTCCTTTTACCGGTTCACCTGCTACGCtcttaaaatgataaaaacaaactAGGTAGCTTGATTTTTACATACCTTCTATTAGTTGTCATCTTTTTACCCTTACAAGAACGAGATGGAATTGATCGGCAGCAAAATTTAGTTTCATCTTGCCAGAAGTGTGgtactatggaagtaaatatgtgccaccagtatttgaatttgaaatgccacagaaaacaggagtggtcacattttcaatagttgtatttcagtgtaacttttcaatgtaaaCAATTCAACcgactacaattcgctgtctgaaattgaaccggctccaattcgctgtctgaaattcaccgtctgtgccaccaggcagggttacttcaggtcagaatcgAACACCCGCCCAATTGCAGTTCCGCTTTTTTTAGCCACaagacgtcacatactaagaaaccgtaactggattggctggatgTTCGGTTCTGacttgaagtaaccctgcctaactattgaaaatgtgatcactttacatttcaaattcaaatcctgtttttctgtggcacttcaaattgaaatcctggtggcacttatttcccgtattttccgcactataacgcgcacctaaaagcctttaattttctcaaaagccaacggtgcgccttataatccagtgcgccttatacgtggatcaatattgagcctttagtgcagctccatcccatggatgcataacgtaaccccagcctctactctagcgtctattctatgcggcttataatcaggtgcaccttGTATATGAAAATGTTTCggaataggccattcattggaggtgcgccttgtagtgcggaaaatacagttcTTCCATATGGTGCGTATCTCAAACTTGTCTTTGTTCCAGTTATGTGAGGACAAAACCCCTTATTCATGCTAAACGTTTACGCAAGGAATTAGGCCTCAATCCGTTTAacaactgtttttatttttagttattaATTTGCTGCCGAcaagaaaaatcatttcaaccATTTCATGACTGTAGTATTTTAGTACAATTAGACTCGTTTTTGATCTGTCCATCTAAATTGTACTTAAAACCAATTAAATTTTCATGCACAATGGATAGAACAAGTTTACACACCCCTGCTCAAATGCCAGCTTTTTGTGATACAGTACAGCCTTGGTTCTTGAACCTCCccgatctgaaaaaaaaaaattgtttttgaacgaaaatttatggattttttttttgcttctgttttcgaatgaataTTGGTACTCGACACCCCCCTTCGGAAAAAACCCATAAATGACAAAATGCGCGCtcccagaccagctgacccacgacgctctttgttgtgaattcccacgccgccgaacaAACCCGGAAATATAACCCCTCACCCTAATATAACGcccgcggcccgaccagctgacccacccacgacccggTTTGTTATTTTGAATTCGAACAAACCccgcggttgattcggttttcgagcaaatcacttctcgaaccgccttctagaacggattgtgttcgagaaccgaggctggaCTGCATAATAAATCTGTAAATCTAAGACCAaaaggatccccccccccctccgaccCCCCGCCCCATGCTAAGAATGTGCGCCCGCAACTTCTATCCgtttttaactgtttttgtGTTCTCCTCAGCACAATCCACGGGCGGATCGACCAAGTCAACCAGCTACTAGAACTCGACTACCAGAAAAGGGGAGGGGCTCGCTACACAGCTTTAGACAAATGGACAAATCAGTTGAACTCTCTCAACCAGGCCATTGTGAGCAAGCTCACATGATGCCACGGAAAAATTATCAagagacaaggaaaaaaaaaatggcatgtttGAATACATCCATCAAGTAGTCTACGGTGCCCCGGAGACGAGAGACGCCgcacattttgggaaaaacgCACCGATTTTCAAAAAAAAGAGCCTTGAGGAATGTGTTGTTTTGTCCTGACGAGAGGAAATCACTgacactgttgtttttttccatgtatcgGATTGACGGATCGCCCCATGTGCAGATATATTGGTTGTCCAAATGTGTATGTATGAGAAGATACACAGACAGTAAAGTATTTTAATGTATACTGTTGCCTGTTGGTAATAAACAAACTACTGTCAGCACTTAATAGGTTGAACTTGAAATTGGAGTACTTTCATTATGACGAGACACCTTCCAtttagcatttatttgatatccgTCTGATGGTCCGTATACTAGTACGCTTTTTTTCTGCGCTCTAGTTTTATGCTCCTCGTCCTCACTAGTAGTAAATCTGTGCCATACTAGGACAACTATACAGCTTTAATGAGGCAAAACTGCACTGGTTGACATCTGTGATACTAGGACGAGATGTGAAGACGTTAGTCGCTACTAGAATTCTGTCATGTCATTGCTAGTACTGGTTGCACACGGTTATCATCTAGTGCACAGGTTTGCCTCGCTAGTGCTGTCGGCTGATACTACGCCAAAGCATGCCTACTAGTGAAGTCAAAAAGTGCACTAGTATTGCAGGCATCCTAATGTGGATATCAAACAAATGCCGCAAAGTTTAAAGTTCGTGTACTAGTCTCCgctgtcctcactagtaagacgaTCGGATATCAGAGAAATGGCTCACCGTAAAGCTTGTATGAGCGTTTGATCAGCGCGCTAGTTGTCATTCATAATTCAGCGCGCTATTAAAAAATGGGAGTCAGTGATGGTGCAGTGGTAAACACGCCTCACTTCGGTGCgggtagcgtgggatcgattcccgctcagcgacggtgtcgatatctgtccCCGTGACTGACtgttgcccaaagatagctgggataggctccagctctcccgtgacccatgtgaggataagcggcttggatgacgGCGGCATTAGAAAATCGAATAAATACTGAAATGGCTCGTCATGAACCTTTTATTCGTGAAATTACTGGTGAGGACAAAGCGTAACCAGTAGCTGCGTGCGTTTGGTTGTTAAACATCATTTTTAGTCgaaaatgttgtttaaaaaCTTAATATGATAAAATTAATCGGTTTTTGCCATCAACTTGATCAGCAACTTAATTTTCTGCTTGTCTATCCTATGGATATTGTGAATTTCCCTTGTGGATAAATAAAGTATATCTACATTGGAGACGATACGAGAACAGCCGAtgtttatttggggttaatcggCGATTGCTGGTTGAAGGTATTTTTTGTTTCGTTAAGTACGTCTCgttatcacatttggaaaagttGAATAATAGATAAGTGCTGATGTGGaacagtcaattttttttaacatattacaTTGAgaaattttgtttgtatttgttagCCAACAAAAATCGTCATTAATataaaaattgcacaaaatatGAGCCAGAaggattttaaataaaaacattcaatgaaGAACATAATCagttctggttttttttttttggtgggggggtcaCAAATGGTACTGAAATCGTTTGGTTTCCTTGGGttttgaatatttacatttggaCTTTATAAACTTGGAATTTTGCGAGAATaattcacaaattaataaaGACTTGTTTAGTTTTGTTGCTAATGAAGAGTCAAGTCAGTGACTGttaccactgatctaaaaaaaaaaaaaaaaaaagactgaaatattggccaccaaaactgaagtcgccatccgccatcttgatactcccaaaacaaccatgccgacttgtgcgttaatcgccagtttcgtggctgtgagaaaatattccacaggtaagttagaaagatttactttgacacttagtttgtttgtaaatggcttttgtattttctgatgagcttaattcacttggacaaggttttgtttacggttgttcactctctgtttcacctttataggccgaagGTTTTTCGCCAAAAAGGAATGTCaagattttcccaaacttcaccagtggataagcaagaaaacacattttctgtgaaattttttgatgaatttcataatacagaactctgcaaattgaatttgattttcaaatgcgaggaaagtttacattttctgtttgaaataggacgtcgcaaaGACAACAAACGTATTTTCCATTGCGAGTccatatttcaaaaaatatatcaaactgattgacttaaaatgtaatgtttttatgacaaaaaaatgctgaattttttgttatgttatgattatagtgcttcacagcatattttgggaaaagttaacatgtcacggaaatcgggcccgaggtaatatgcaaggtagTCTCGGTatttatatgtctttcctttgcacttggccttttttgtcttaccaagtcgaattaaaaatccctcatgttaccagaactggaaaaaatgtcaaggtcacacgaccagttttaattctccatgctaaactttgagaaaacccccCACCACTTTAATCCAACCTGttatgtcctccacacgttttgggcgtaccaagatggcagccaactggctttaaccaatcgacataccgctcgatttgtatgcgctatccagtctctctttttttttttttattagtgaaTATTATCACTAATCAAGTGGTGCTTGacgtcatttgaaaaaaaaaaaaaagcgaaacaTTGCATCATGACGTGTTTTGACGCGGCGCATTTTCGAGCCAATGGGAGGGTCTGTGGGCTTCCTCTACTTCCGCTCAGGTGACTCCGGTTTCCCAGCGGATTCAGTCGTCAACTGAGTGTTTCTCGCTCGGGTTGCAACGCAGTGAGCCAGCGGCCAACTCTCGGAGTTAGCACACGGCTAGCAGGACGCGTCTCCGCTTCCATTCAGATCGAGCCTCGTGCACATCTCGCATAAATCTCGGCGGATTATTGTTATCATTTGCCATGAAAAAGATAAAGAGACCCGCATCTTGACGTCCACTGTGGGGGGGTCAATGACGGACAGTCGCCCTGTCGGTGACTGACATGGATGCAAGTGACATTAAGGTAattctaaaaaaacaacaagaaaaaaaaaaattgtcctttttgtttttttttatattatattgttaAAGTATTAGCGTGTAACAGAAGAGGGTGCAACGTTCTGGTTTTGTCTCGCGGAGGCCCAGAACTAAATACGTTGATGAACAAAATATCTcactattttatttcattttttttctcattggaaTACTGCAGTTGAATTCATGCACGTGTGCATTTAAACTCATTTAAAATGACTCGTTGTTTTGAAATGGACACCTAAACAGTTGTGTTTGGTTAGCATCGTCAGTGGACCTAAGCGCTGATTTTGTCACATATtcgttaatttttattttattttatgacatttATATAGACATGTATGCAGTATACGTGTCTCAAGATTAATATGGTCTTGTTGCCAGTgtaaaatatctattttgtaCTAGTCTAGTGCGATTAGAGTGACGTCCATGTTGTTGCTAACTTGGCTAATGAAGCTACACGGGCCAAAACATGTCAGCTGTCATTGACGGACGTTTGGAAAGCAAAGCAACATCTGAGCGACCATTCAATTCCCGGCGCAGGCAATTAAAACTCTCGCGCATTCCTGCCAATGAACGCGTGAGAGCGCTTTTTAGGCGAGGCGCTGAGGTTTTACAGCCGGTCGCAAGTAGAATGTCCGGTTGTCCGGCATTTATGACATTCCGCTGTCGTGTGAGGCGTGCGCACACATTCGGGTCGTGCCGGTGTTTTGTCATGTGACGTGATAAGGTGTGGTAGGCACTGTCAGAGCTTGGAAGGCGGAATGATGTGCAGACTTTGGATCTATGATGTTATGTAAACATCTCAAAATGAGTTTTTGTTGTGCTTTTCCGAtagccattgttgttgttgtttttttttaaagtgctatCAAAGGATGTTGACTCTTTGTCTTGGAAAATCACTACGTGGATGGATATCATTGAGAGGTAATTTGTTCAATTTTAACTTCTTCAAAATGatctttttacacatttttcatgatTAAAGATAGAGGTGATATGAGTCCAGACACCCCAGTAACATATCGTTTTGTCGGAGAGAGTCCTGGTTCACTTTCATCGTTGTACCCTAATGGGGCTGTTTTGTGGGTCATTGTCGTCGTGCTGCGCCATTGCTAATATTTATGCCCCGTCTCACTCAACGTGGAATACGCACCATAGCATTTCATCAAGATTAACCCATTcacgggcagggtggcaatgttctgccttattgagataaaagtctcctaacaggccacaaacaaggaaataacacttctttttcgtttaacgcataaaacaaagggcaaaaaaaaaaaacaaaaaatactctctcacgggcagcgtcccaaaactgggacgggtatgttatcaattctgtgaagtggtacatactcgagatatgtttattaatcatttcttattctagaatggcacttatgcattaataatactgatggattagcattttgaagacaaactttcttgtatactgacctttctccctaacttctcttggaaaacaatccatgtgtacttgaggcagccatcttgggtcaggaaggaaagggaaataactccgtactaactttgaccaatgagttatcctctcccgataccaaattatggcttcagattaaaacatttaaatattttgttatacTGTACGATatgatgcgtgaaaatcatgatgtcccaaaaatgggacgctgcccacgaatgggttgaAATCAAATAGAATCACAAAATAAAGAATGAAAATCTACGGTCGTTGAGTCACAACATAAAGCATCAAAATCAACTTGAATCTTGCACTACTACCCAGTCCTACTAGTAAGTACATGGCACAGTCAGGCAAACTGTACAGTATGCAATGTTGGGCACTAGTAGTGCTACTAGtcacatccattcattcattttcatagccgcttatcctcataagggttgcggggagtgcctatgccagctgtcaacgggtaggaggtggggtacaccctgaactggtcgccagccaatcgcagggcacatagagacaaacagatgcactcacaatcacacctaggggcaattta
The DNA window shown above is from Syngnathoides biaculeatus isolate LvHL_M chromosome 3, ASM1980259v1, whole genome shotgun sequence and carries:
- the cops2 gene encoding COP9 signalosome complex subunit 2; the encoded protein is MSDMEDDFMCDDEEDYDLEYSEDSNSEPNVDLENQYYNSKALKEDDPKAALSSFQKVLELEGEKGEWGFKALKQMIKINFKLTNFPEMMNRYKQLLTYIRSAVTRNYSEKSINSILDYISTSKQMDLLQEFYETTLEALKDAKNDRLWFKTNTKLGKLYLEREEYGKLQKILRQLHQSCQTDDGEDDLKKGTQLLEIYALEIQMYTAQKNNKKLKALYEQSLHIKSAIPHPLIMGVIRECGGKMHLREGEFEKAHTDFFEAFKNYDESGSPRRTTCLKYLVLANMLMKSGINPFDSQEAKPYKNDPEILAMTNLVSAYQNNDITEFEKILKTNHSNIMDDPFIREHIEELLRNIRTQVLIKLIKPYTRIHIPFISKELNIDVCDVESLLVQCILDNTIHGRIDQVNQLLELDYQKRGGARYTALDKWTNQLNSLNQAIVSKLT